GCGGCAATGTATTTATACGTGCCCATGAGCCGGATAAATACGGAGATAGTATTGCATCCCAAGTTAATATTCAAAAAGCCCTAAAAGGTGAAAATTCTGTAGGAATTGAAGAAGGTTCACTGGTGAAATATTCAATACGTGCTGGTATACCATTGAAAGATGACAATGGAGATATTATTGGAGCTGTGTCTTTAGGATATGTTCTTTCAAAGGACGAGTTTGTCAATAATCAAAAGAAAATATTTAATTGTGATATTTCTATTTTTTCAGGTAATGAAAGGATTGCTACTACAATTAAAGATAGAAATGGAAAATCTATAGATGGGTCAAAACTAGGGAATGAAGATATTATAAATACTGTATTAAAAAATGGAAAAAATTATCATGAACAATCAATTATAAATGGCTCAAAATATTATACAATGTATATGCCTATTGCTGGTGTAAGTGGGAAAAATTCTGGAATGATTTTTATTGGTGAAAAATCTGATATTGTAGAACAATTGATAAAGAAGCTGTCTATTAATCAAATAGGTTTAATAATCCCTCTGGTATTGATAATGATTCTAGGTGTCATTTTCATTTTTAGATCTCTAGTTATAAAAAGAGTAAGTAATATTACTGCTATGTTAAAAGATATTGCCGAGGGACAGGGAGATTTAACAAAGCGAGTTGTCATATCTTCAGAAGATGAGATTGGAGAAATGTCAAACTATTTTAATTTATTTATTGAAAATATTCATAGTATAATAAAGAAGATTATTTGTGAAACTGATAATATGAATAAGGTAGTAATTGAATCCAATAGAAATATAGAAAATTTTACATATGACATAGAAGATACTTCCCAAACCATACAACAGTTATCTGCTGGGATAGAGGAAACGGCTTCTTCAGCAGAAGAAATAACTGCAATCTCTGCTGAAATTGAAAAGTCAATAGAAGTTATTGCAGAAAAAGCTGAACAAGGGGCTATGTCAGCTAACGAAATTAGCAATAAAGCGATTGAACTAAAAAATAGTTCTGTAGAACTCCAAGCTGATGCAGATAAAACTCGTACAGATATTAGAAAAACTATGGACGAAGCTTTGAAAAAAATCAAAGAAGTAGAGAAAATAAAGATTTTATCAGATGCTATTTTAAATATATCTTCTCATACAAATCTTCTAGCTTTAAATGCTTCAATAGAAGCTGCTAGAGCAGGAGATGCGGGAAAAGGTTTTTCTGTAGTGGCAGGGGAAATACAAAAATTAGCTGAGGACTCTAAAAATACTGTAAGTAAAATACAAAATACATTAGATGGCATATTTAAAGCAGTAGATAACCTTGCAGCTATTTCAAATAGTACTCTAGAATATATTGAGACAAAAGTAATGAATAGTTATAAAGAATCTGTGAGCATAGGTGAAAACTATGATAAAGATGCAGTATATATTAATGAATGGGCAACAGACTTAAGTACCACTTCTGAACAGCTTCTTGCGTCTATAAAATCAGTATCTGAAGCAATAAATGAAGTTTCAAAAGCAAATAATTCTGGTTCTGAAGGGACTAATCACATTGTACAGCAGATTTTAAAAATAAGGGATAAAGGAAATAAAATTCAGAATGAGTCAGATCATGTAAAACAAAGTGCTGATAGCTTAAAAGATTTAGTTGTAAAATTCAAAGTATAAAATTAGTTCCTATGGTTAATCATATAAGGAGCTAGAACATTGAAGCTGCTGAACCTTAGAAGACTTATCTAGGGGTGCAGTAGTGCTGATATCCTGAATGCAATCGCTAGGGATATAATATATATAGTAAGGCTATAATTGTCTTCTTTGAAATAATATTAAAAGTAAGTACCCTTTATTTAAGGGGCTTATTTTTTATTTTATAAGAATTAACGTGGTGTTAATTATATATTTTTCCAGAGGATTAGATAATATTTTGTAGAATTATAATTTTAAGGAGGTGACAACTTTGGTTTATTTAATAACATATGAGCTTCGTAAAGAAGATAAAGATTATAATTACCTTTATGAAAAAATTAAGTCATTGGGTGAGTGGCAGCGTCCTTTAGAATCCACCTGGTTTTTGGATTCAGAGTTACCGATCCCAGAAATAAAACGAGAATTAGAAAATTTTATGGACGGTGGAGATAAGCTATTTATTTCTAAAATTACAGAGGATTATGACGGATGTTTAATTGGAAGTATGTGGTTATGGCTAACCAGTCATGTGTAGGGTGATACTAATTTTGATATCTTATAAATTAGTCATATAATGTGAGAAATAAGCACTATTAAATCAGTGCTTATTTTTATTCTGTTCATACAATAATGAAATTTGTTACAAATAGTTAATTATTATGCCATTAAGTTGTAACAAATACTACATATAATAATAAGTGTCCTAAGGAGATAACCTTAGAGGAAATAGAAATTAATGTGTGTTTACATATATAAGAAAAGTAATGGTAATTACCAGACTGGTGTCTGTAGTTGCAGGGCACTATAAATTCAAATGCAACTGCCAGAGGTTAGTATATTATTAAATTAGCTCCTTAAAAATAATGTTGTTTAAAATAAGTACCTGTCATTTAGGGTGCTTATTTTTGGTATAATTATATGATGTAGGGGGATAGGTTTAAGGATGGTGGTGTTTTTTGTTAAACAGTTTCTTTAAGCATTTAAGACAAAATCATTGGGAGATGGTATTCTTCACGTCAAAGCTAGAAGAATACGGCAGGTTAAAATATAAACTAATTAGAGCGTAAGAACTAACTGGAAAGTTAGTGTTAAAAAAGATTTCATTAGAAAGGATATAGGGTATATGAAGAATACGAAATTATAGAATTAAAACTTAATCAGTTTATTAAGAACCCTATATCCGATAATATAAATTAATTTTTAAAGTACTTAGATTTTTCTGAAATATTGAAATAGCAATTTGTTCTATTAGTATCTGATGCCTTATATCTGACTAATGCCTATGTCTATGTCTATGATGATGATCTGATTCTGATGATTTCCGAGTAAGGTCCTTATCTGTTAGAGAGTCATTAAATATTTTTGAGAGGATTTCAGCAAATTGTTCTTTAGTTAAGTCGGATACTCTTTCAAAATCATAAGAGTTGAGTACGGAATTTATGATTTTATCATTTTTGGAAGACATAATACAACCACCTTTCATAAATAATAGTAGCTATATAAAAATATGCTATTAATTCTAGGATATACAAGTAGGTGGTACAAAGTGATTGAAATATTATGGACTAAAAGAGAGTGATTTATTATATATAGAATTTGTTAGCATTTAACAAGAAATAGAAAATATATATTTACTACAAAACCCTTGATTTTAAGTATATTATAGCATATAATAATGCAGAAAATTATATACAAGACAGTTCGTGACCATCCTATCTATAGGGGGCTAAATTCAGTTATATCAACGGTTCCAAAAATGAAAAAGTGATTTGCTAACGTATTTGCTAACATAAATTTTAATTGGATAATATTGGGAGAAAACATGTTTTGCAAGTTTATAAATCCAACTTGCAACTTTTATCTTTTTAGTACCTTCATGGTATTAGTGTTATTTTTAATTAGCATGTCTATTTTTTCAGCTGTTTCTCTGTCTACAGATTCTAAAACATGAGAATATAAATCTAAAGTTATTGAAACTTTACTATGCCCAAGTCTATTACCAGCAACTTTACTACTAACTCCAGAAGCTAACATTAAACTTGCGTTTGTGTGTCTAAGGTCGTGGAATGTTATGTGAGGAAGGTCATTAGTTTTTAAAATTTATTAAACATATCTCACAAAACATGAGGTGTTATTGGATTGCCATCCTTTTTTCTAGTACATACTAGATTTTTTTCTGTGCCCCAAGTATTTCTACTGCTTAAAGTTTTAGGTTCTTTAAAATAGTATTTACCATTTACATATTCTAAATTTTGAATAATGCTTATAGTTTTATTTTCTAGGTCTACGGCATCCCAACTAAGACCTAAAGTTTCATCCCTACGCAATCCTAAAGGCAATGCAAGCATGACAGGCATTTTCGAAGTTAAATTATTTTCAACTTTTTGTAATAGTAAATTACATTCTTGTATGTTCAAGATTTTAGTTTCTTCTTTTTTCTGACGAGGTAGCTTCACTCTAGTCAGAGGATTTTTTTCTATCAACCCCATATCTAAAGCATATATAAGGGCGGAGCTCAAAACCCTTTTATGATTTGATAATGTTCTTGATGATAATATTTCGTTTTTAATATCAAAATACTTTTGTAAATTATATGGTTTGATATCCTGCAATTTTAATCTTCCAATAGTGGGTATTATGTGTTTAAATATAATATTTTCATATCCATTCACAGTAGTGGGAGATAAATTATCCTTATGAATTTTACTTTTTAACCAATCATCTAAAAAATTTCCTAGTGTAATATTATTATTGTCTATTAATTCGTTATCCTCTAGTTTTATTAATAACCTTGGTAGCTGTTTTTCAGCTTCTTTTTTACTTTTAAAACCACTAAACCATCTTTGTTTTCTCTTGCCAAAAGCATCTCTACCTATGTCAATAACGATAGAGTAAGAATCTCCCCTTTTAACAATACTTTCTTTCCTTGCAAATTCACCCTTTCAAACAGAACTTATGTTCTGCTGTTTAGTTAAAAAAACATATAGCGCCTCACATATGTACCACCCCCTTTAAAACTTTTAAAGATTCAAAAATTAGATTCAAAATATATAACATATGTATCTATTTCACAATAGGGGAAAAATCAAATGGAGGGAATGAAAATGAAAGAGTTAAGTATAAAATTGAAATTTAATACAGAGAGCCATGAAGTAGAAAAAGAAGGAGTTGAAGAAGACGAATAATTAATTTTTTAAAATATAAAAATTGGTATTGATAACCAACCGAAAATATTGAATATTACAGAGTATAAAATTTATGATACGGATAATCCTAAGTAGTATATAAAAAATTTTTTATAAGGTAGAGATTATAGATTTAAATTTATTTTTGAGGAGGACAAATAATGCCAGATAAAAAAATGATGGTATTGAGTGAAAGCCACAAAGCGTTAAATAAATTACTGGAAACAAAAAAAGAAGCATTACCGAAGGATTTTAACAAATCACGATTCTTACAAAATTGTATGACGGTTTTGCAGGATACTAAGGATATAGATAAATGCCAGCCTATAAGTGTGGCAAGGACAATGCTAAAAGGTGCATTTCTAGGTTTGGATTTCTTTAATAGAGAGTGTTATGCAATACCTTATAACGGCAATCTGCAATTTCAAACAGATTATAAGGGAGAAATCAAACTTGCTAAAAAATACAGTATTAATCCTATAAAGGATATTTATGCAAAAGTTGTTCGCAAAGGTGACGAATTCCAAGAAAGTATTGTTAACGGTCATCAGACTGTAAATTTCAAACCATTACCGTTTAATAATGATGAAATAATTGGTGCTTTTGCAGTATGTTTATTTCAAGATGGCAGCATGATATATGAAACCATGACAAAACAAGAAATTGAAGATATACGGAACAATTTTTCAAAGGCTAAAAATAGTCCTGCATGGGTTAAAACTCCAGGAGAGATGTACAAAAAGACAGTTTTAAGAAGGCTTTGTAAGTTCATAGAATTGGATTTTAACAGCATTGAAAGCAAAAAGACTTACGATGAAGCTTCTGATTTTCAGTTCGAACATGAACCTAATAAAGAGGTTTCAAATTTTGATAAGGGCAGTATTGATGAGGATAAAACAGTTGAAGCTGACACAGAGACAGAGGCTAAGGAAGATAATAGGGAATATGCTTTTAAGGAGAGTGAATAAACAATGACAGTAACGAAGGAAAATTATTTTGCACTTGAAACTGACAAAGAGTATATGTCAGTTAGTTTGTTTAAATCCTTTATAAAATGTGAAGCAAAGACAATGGCTAAACTTAACGGAGAATGGGAAGAGGAGAATAAAGATGCAATTCTCCTAGGCAGTTATGTTCATGCATGGAGTGAGGGAACATTAGAGGAATTTAAAAAAGATCATCCAGAAATGTATTCTACTAGAGGGGCTACCAAAGGGCAGTTAAAGGCTCCATTTCAAATTGCAGATAAAATGATTACTACTTTAAAGGATGACAAGCTGGTACAAGAAGCTAGAGAAGGACAAAAAGAGGTTATACAGACAGCAGAATTATTTGGAGTGCCATGGAAAGTTATGTTTGATATATATAATCCAGATAGGAAAGCCATTGTAGATATTAAGACCATAAGAAACATACATTCCAAATTCAGTGGCAATGAAAACTTTATAATACATTATGATTATTTATTACAGATGGCTGTTTACTGTAAAATAGATAGGATAAATCGTAAAGCAGAGGACTATTTTCAACCACATATCATAGCTGTTTCGAGAGAAGACATTCCAGATAAAGCAGTGATATTCTTAGGAACAGATTTTATAAGAGACAAGCTGTTAGAAGTTGAAATGCTAATTGACCATATAAAAGCAGTTTGGAAAGGTAAGGAGGAACCCGTAAGGTGCGAAGAGTGTGATTATTGTAGAGCTACGAAAAAATTAGACAAGGTTTTATTTTATATGGATCTTTAATGGTTGGTTTGTAATTATGGAATGTAAAAAACTAAACAAACTAAGTAATGGCATCACAAAGGAAATGACTTGCAGTGAAGTATTTATCCAATTCAAAAACTTTCTCTACAAAATGGCAGATAGATGGTCAGGTCATATAATATTGATGATTTAATTCAGATAGCAGGTATAGGTCTTACAAAAACCTATAACAGTTATGATGTTGATAAAGGAAAACATCACAGAATTAACTTTAGTGGCCTTAATAGGGCCACTTATTTTTTTATCTTTTATAAGAACAAATGATTCAAAAATATAAGTAAGTTAACAAGATGATGTATTGAAAGAAGAAATAATTCATATGCAAATTTTTTACATAAAGAAAATAGCCCTCTTAAACATTCCTTTAATTACATTACAGCCTTAATAACACCACAGGCTAATCTGTTACCAGATGCTCCAGAAGGTTGAGTTCTATAATCATCTGGACTTTCGTGTATGATCACAGATTTTCCAATAATCTGGGCAACATTAAATTTATCTGTAAAAAAAGTCATTCTAGAATAACCATTATTAGAAAAGAGAACAGGAAAGTCTCCTGCATGGTTGCCATGAGGCTGGCTAGTTGGATTCCAATGCTCTCCAGCAGATATGAATGGGTTTGAAGGATCACCTACAGCACATGTACCATTTTGGTGTAGGTGAAATCCATGTGGTCCAATTTGAGGGTTTCCATTCATAGCAGGCCTATAAGAGGGTAACCCATTAACTTTCACAGAAACCTCAGTTCCTCCGTGTACCTGAGTAAATGTAACAGTACCTTTTATATCAGGAGCTAAAGGTCCTCCCGTTATATGAGCTATAGCCCTTCTTACATGCATATTTATATCACCTCTATATCCACAACAATCATAGTTTACAAAGGGACAGTTATATTCATAAAAATACATCATATCCTCCATATTGAATACTTCAATTCATGTTATGTAAAAACTTTTAAAACAGTTACAAAAATATCAGTACACTAAGTAGTATCATTAATGAAATGGTTGTTGAAACTATTGATTTTATCTGTAAATAAATGTTAACTTGTTTGCTCATTTATAGCTAGGGTATCTCTGTGTATTTTTTATATCCAATTCACTACATCTAAAACAAAAGAGAGCTTTATATTTAAAATGTATTTACACATATTGTAAAGTGATGTATTATATATTTATAAGATTAATTTCTTAAGTTTATTATTCTTTACAATCTAAAATAATAAAAGCCCTGGCAAATACCGGAGCTTTTATTGATTAAAACATATTGAAACGATATTAAAGAGATAATATTAATTATTATATCCAAATTCATTATATTTGAAACAAAAGAGAGATTTATATTCGAAATTCATTTACATATACTGTAAAATGGTATATCATATACTTATGAGGTCAACATTCCTAAAGTAATTTTTACAACCTAATGTAAGTTTGGTTTATCCAGATTCACACTCCAGACAGTAAATTTATTTTAAGCCTACCAGAAAAATCTCTGGTAGGCTTTACTTTTATTATCACATGGAAGCTATGTCGTAGGACCAACAAAAATATTATTAATACGTTTTGTAAAAATAAAATTGAGATCGTAAAGAAGAGGAATTCATAAATAAATGATTATGAATTTAGATATCTGTAATTATTGCTTAACATTAGATGAATTTAGTATTAAATGCCTAGTATAAGCTTTCTTATTACAATATATAATAAAATTATTGTCAATGTAAATTTTAGAATTATATATGAGTTGAATTATTATATGAAGGATAAAAATGGAAAAATTCAATATTATTCTATATTGTTGTTTTGCACTAAAGTGACAGTTAATACGAGTAAAATATTTGTCAAAGAGAGGCAAATTAATGTAACAGTTTTTGATAAAAGAGCTGATAGGAATAAAATTAGCAGATTAAAATGATTTTTATAGTATGGACGCTGACTAAAGGCCAGCTAAGAAATTAAGAGGAACAACTATATTTAATAGTGTATTCAAAATTTTTGGGTTGCATATAATATATAGGAAACGATTTTAATTAAAATATAAGGTATTCTTTAAATAAAATAGAAATTTTTATAGTAAAAGCCCTGGCAACACCAGAGCTTTTATGAATTATGGTAAAAACATATTGAGTGATATAATAAAACATTTATAGAAGTAGTATTATTATATCCAATTTATTATGTTTTATATTTATTCAAAAATTGGAGCATTTAAGAGAGCTTGTACCTTGATGATATAAGTCTTTTATGTATAAATATGGACGGAATGTAATTATATTATTACAATATAAATAATAAACTATTTAAGGAGAATTTTCATAAAGAAAGTAGTGGGTATTATTAGTATTGTATTATTTATAGTTGTAACTTTTCAAAGCTGTGCTGCTGGAATAGGAAATGCATTAAGCAGCAATAAGGAAATTAGTGAATCAGCAGGATTATTTTTAGCATTTTGTATGCTTATAGCTGGGATTATATCTATTATATTCAAGTCAAATAAAGGTATGACTATTACAGCAATAGTTATTTATGTAATAGCTTTTATAATTGGAATTGCTAATGTAGGAACTATATATAAAGATTTGATAGTATGGTCTATACTTAATTTAATATTCGCAGCATTACTGCCATTCCATATGTTTGAATATATGGAATGGTATGGAAGCGATAAACAAAATAATGTAGAAAATAATGATACAAAAGAATAAGTAACATAACAATATAGAACCCCCTAGCTTTATTTTAGCTAGGGGATTTGAATTTTATATTTTTCACTCCTGCATATCATTTCAAAATTTATTGATTGTAAAATCCATATTTGCAAACGTAAAATATGAATTTTAATAGAATTTGTTAGCATTTAATAAGAAATAGAAAATATATATTCACCATAAAACCCTTGATTTTAAGTATATTATAGCATATAATTATGTAGAAAATTATATACAAGACAGTTCGTGACCATCCTGTCTATAAACAAAACTAGGGGAATCTGTACAATTTGTATAGTTTATTTTGTGATTAAAAGGTAGGGGGTGTCTCTGCCTTTTTTATGTTATTAAAATTGAAGACAAGGTGAGATAAATGAAAAATAAAACTATAGGAATAACTACTACTATTCCTTATGAAGTTTTGATGGCTGCAGGATATAATGTGGTTGACTTAAATAATATTTTTATTACTTCAAAAGATTACAAAAAATTCATTGACATGGCGGAAAGACAAGGCTTTCCAAAGAGCTGTTGTGCATGGCAAAAAGGAATTTTTGGAGTATGTATGGACAAGAACGTCAGTGAAATTGTAGGTGTTACTGAAGGGGATTGTTCTAATACAAAAGCTTTAGAAGCCATACTGGATATGAAAGGCATAAAAATACATTCATTTGCATTTCCGCAAAGTCATGATATTTGTGATATTAAAACATCTATTGACAAATTTATGAATATTTTTAATGTTTCCTATAGTGAAGTTGAAAAAGTCAGACAGAAAGTGAATAAAATAAGATACCTTATCAAGTGTTTGGATGAATTGACTTATACAGAAAATAAGGTTTCAGGTTTTGAAAATCATCTTTATCAGGTAAGTGCTAGTGATTTTAACAGTGATATCTATAAATTTGAAAAGGATATGAAAAATAAATTGGAAGAGATAAAAAAAAGAAAACCCTTTACCCAGAAATTGAGACTTGGTTTTATAGGGGTACCCCCTATGCCCTGTGATATATATGATTATGTTGAAAAATTTAATGCTCGTTTTGTTTATAATGAGGTTCAGAGAGAATTTGCATTTTCAAGGGCTATGGAAGCGAAGAATATTTATGAACAATATTATGATTACACATATCCCTATGATATAAAATTTAGACTCAGTGAAATAAAAAAGCAAATTAAAGAGAGAAAAATAGATGCTTTGATCCATTATACCCAGGCATTTTGTCATAGACAAATTGAGGATATAGTTATAAAAAATGAAATTAATATACCTATATTAACTATAGAAGGGGACAAACTTAATTTTTTAGATGCCAGAACCAAAATAAGATTAGAGGCATTTTTGGATATGCTTCAGGATTTAATTATTATGAATGGAAAAGAGGAATAAAAGCTTTGAGAAGATTAGGTATGGATTTAGGCAGCAGAGAAGTAAAAATAGTGATAATGGAAAATGAACATATTGTATTTAGAAATAAAATAAGTACTATGATTTTTTATAGGGATTTTTGCAGTTATGATGGTAAGATGATAGTCAATCTTGAAAAGTTAAATATTAAACATGTTGATTCTGCAGTTTCAACAGGTTACGGGAGGAATAACACAGATTTAAAATTATTTAAATCAATAAATGAGATAAAAGCCCATGTTTACGGAGCAATTTTTCAAACAAAATTAAAAAAATTTATACTTCTAGATATAGGAGGACAGGATGTTAAGGTGGTAAAAGTGGAGAAGGGATTGATAACAGACTTGGAACTTAATGAAAAATGTGCAGCATCAAGTGGAAGATATCTTGAAAATATGGCCAATATGCTGGAAATTTCTTTAGGGGATTTATGTGAATTTTATAAAGATCCTATAGAATTAAATTCTACCTGTGCAGTTTTTTCTGAATCAGAATTAATTGGAAAAGTAGCAGAGGGAATTGCAATTGAAAGACTTTGTGCAGGGGTTAACTATTCACTTTACAAAAGAATTAAGCCTTTTTTAAATAGATTCAAGGGACAAAGTCTTGTATTGGCCGGTGGAGTAGCTAAAAATCAAGCTATGTACAACTATTTGAAAAATGATTATGAAAAAATAATAGTTTTAAAAGAACCTCAATTTAATGGGGCTATAGGTTGTTGTTATTATGCTGAAAGGATGGATTTAAAATGAAAAAAGCAGTGGTTTTACTGTCTGGCGGACTTGACTCTACTACAGTTTTATATTTGGCTAAAAGTCAGGGGTATGAAGTTTATGCCATGAGTTTTGATTATGGCCAGAGGCATAAGAAAGAAATTCAATGTGCCAGAGATGTTGCCAGTGGCACAGGTGCAGCAGATTTTGTCCTGGTTACTACAAATATGAATGCTTGGGGAGGCTCTGCACTTACAGATAACTCTATAAAGGTACCTGAATTTAATGAAGAAAGTGAGAAAATACCTGTTACCTATGTACCCGCAAGGAATATGATATTTTTATCTTATGCAGCTTCTTATGCAGAGACAATAGGAGCCTATGATATTTTTATAGGAGTAAGTGAGGTGGATTATTCAGGATATGTAGATTGTAGACATGAATTTATTGATTCCATGGAAAAAACAATAAATTTAGGAACTGTGTGTGCTGTAGAGCATAAAAAATATATAAAAATACATGCTCCATTTCTGTATAAAACAAAATCAGAGGAGATTAAAATAGGTATGGATTTGGGAGTGAAATATGAAAAAACATGGACATGCTACAATGGAGAAGAATTTGCCTGTGGTATTTGTGATAGTTGTAGGTTAAGATTAGAAGCTTTTAAAGAGGCTGGCTATAAAGACCCAATAAAATATAAAGGAGAGAAGTAAATGCAATATGAAAAGAAAGATATTTTCAGAAATAAAAAATCTCTGTCAAAAATAAATAAAATTGCTATCTCTGGCGTTGTTATAGCAATATATGTAGTGGTTATGTATTTTACTCAAAGCTTTGCTTTTATGCAATTTCAGATAAGAATAGCTACAGCGTTATATGGTCTGTCTGCTATTTTTCCATTTCTTATTTTGCCTATGGGATTGAGTAATCTTATCAGTAATACTTTAATGGGAGGCCTTGGACTTCCTGATATGATGGGAGGGGCAATTGTAGGCATAATAACTTCACTTTTAGTGTATTTAATAAGCAAGTATAAATTTAATGATTGGCTTATTACCTTACCTATTATTATTATACCGGGATTTGGAGTACCTATATGGCTATCATATCTTCTTCATATAAAATATATGGTTTTAGTATGTAGTCTTTTGGTAGGTCAGATAATTCCTGCTATTTTAGCTGTATTTTTAGTTAAACAATTGAGAAAATTTTATTGATTTTATATTGACATTTTTTAATAAAAAGAATATACTTTTTTACAAGTTAAATTATTAATAAAATAAAACTAAGATGGAGAGAAAAATATTTGACCTATTAACTTCAGAGAGCCAACAG
This window of the Clostridium kluyveri DSM 555 genome carries:
- a CDS encoding QueT transporter family protein; amino-acid sequence: MQYEKKDIFRNKKSLSKINKIAISGVVIAIYVVVMYFTQSFAFMQFQIRIATALYGLSAIFPFLILPMGLSNLISNTLMGGLGLPDMMGGAIVGIITSLLVYLISKYKFNDWLITLPIIIIPGFGVPIWLSYLLHIKYMVLVCSLLVGQIIPAILAVFLVKQLRKFY
- a CDS encoding methyl-accepting chemotaxis protein yields the protein MKINSISSKISLLMISFGIICSIMFFVIISVTVKNIISQDIQNDIKSKSVILNNNIEDLKQKALKATKWFENSPRLVSAFKNNDKKGALEVGKLALASFGIDYLVMTDVSGNVFIRAHEPDKYGDSIASQVNIQKALKGENSVGIEEGSLVKYSIRAGIPLKDDNGDIIGAVSLGYVLSKDEFVNNQKKIFNCDISIFSGNERIATTIKDRNGKSIDGSKLGNEDIINTVLKNGKNYHEQSIINGSKYYTMYMPIAGVSGKNSGMIFIGEKSDIVEQLIKKLSINQIGLIIPLVLIMILGVIFIFRSLVIKRVSNITAMLKDIAEGQGDLTKRVVISSEDEIGEMSNYFNLFIENIHSIIKKIICETDNMNKVVIESNRNIENFTYDIEDTSQTIQQLSAGIEETASSAEEITAISAEIEKSIEVIAEKAEQGAMSANEISNKAIELKNSSVELQADADKTRTDIRKTMDEALKKIKEVEKIKILSDAILNISSHTNLLALNASIEAARAGDAGKGFSVVAGEIQKLAEDSKNTVSKIQNTLDGIFKAVDNLAAISNSTLEYIETKVMNSYKESVSIGENYDKDAVYINEWATDLSTTSEQLLASIKSVSEAINEVSKANNSGSEGTNHIVQQILKIRDKGNKIQNESDHVKQSADSLKDLVVKFKV
- a CDS encoding superoxide dismutase family protein; amino-acid sequence: MYFYEYNCPFVNYDCCGYRGDINMHVRRAIAHITGGPLAPDIKGTVTFTQVHGGTEVSVKVNGLPSYRPAMNGNPQIGPHGFHLHQNGTCAVGDPSNPFISAGEHWNPTSQPHGNHAGDFPVLFSNNGYSRMTFFTDKFNVAQIIGKSVIIHESPDDYRTQPSGASGNRLACGVIKAVM
- a CDS encoding recombinase RecT; translation: MPDKKMMVLSESHKALNKLLETKKEALPKDFNKSRFLQNCMTVLQDTKDIDKCQPISVARTMLKGAFLGLDFFNRECYAIPYNGNLQFQTDYKGEIKLAKKYSINPIKDIYAKVVRKGDEFQESIVNGHQTVNFKPLPFNNDEIIGAFAVCLFQDGSMIYETMTKQEIEDIRNNFSKAKNSPAWVKTPGEMYKKTVLRRLCKFIELDFNSIESKKTYDEASDFQFEHEPNKEVSNFDKGSIDEDKTVEADTETEAKEDNREYAFKESE
- the queC gene encoding 7-cyano-7-deazaguanine synthase QueC translates to MKKAVVLLSGGLDSTTVLYLAKSQGYEVYAMSFDYGQRHKKEIQCARDVASGTGAADFVLVTTNMNAWGGSALTDNSIKVPEFNEESEKIPVTYVPARNMIFLSYAASYAETIGAYDIFIGVSEVDYSGYVDCRHEFIDSMEKTINLGTVCAVEHKKYIKIHAPFLYKTKSEEIKIGMDLGVKYEKTWTCYNGEEFACGICDSCRLRLEAFKEAGYKDPIKYKGEK
- a CDS encoding 2-hydroxyacyl-CoA dehydratase family protein; protein product: MKNKTIGITTTIPYEVLMAAGYNVVDLNNIFITSKDYKKFIDMAERQGFPKSCCAWQKGIFGVCMDKNVSEIVGVTEGDCSNTKALEAILDMKGIKIHSFAFPQSHDICDIKTSIDKFMNIFNVSYSEVEKVRQKVNKIRYLIKCLDELTYTENKVSGFENHLYQVSASDFNSDIYKFEKDMKNKLEEIKKRKPFTQKLRLGFIGVPPMPCDIYDYVEKFNARFVYNEVQREFAFSRAMEAKNIYEQYYDYTYPYDIKFRLSEIKKQIKERKIDALIHYTQAFCHRQIEDIVIKNEINIPILTIEGDKLNFLDARTKIRLEAFLDMLQDLIIMNGKEE
- a CDS encoding acyl-CoA dehydratase activase, producing MRRLGMDLGSREVKIVIMENEHIVFRNKISTMIFYRDFCSYDGKMIVNLEKLNIKHVDSAVSTGYGRNNTDLKLFKSINEIKAHVYGAIFQTKLKKFILLDIGGQDVKVVKVEKGLITDLELNEKCAASSGRYLENMANMLEISLGDLCEFYKDPIELNSTCAVFSESELIGKVAEGIAIERLCAGVNYSLYKRIKPFLNRFKGQSLVLAGGVAKNQAMYNYLKNDYEKIIVLKEPQFNGAIGCCYYAERMDLK
- a CDS encoding site-specific integrase, encoding MVKRGDSYSIVIDIGRDAFGKRKQRWFSGFKSKKEAEKQLPRLLIKLEDNELIDNNNITLGNFLDDWLKSKIHKDNLSPTTVNGYENIIFKHIIPTIGRLKLQDIKPYNLQKYFDIKNEILSSRTLSNHKRVLSSALIYALDMGLIEKNPLTRVKLPRQKKEETKILNIQECNLLLQKVENNLTSKMPVMLALPLGLRRDETLGLSWDAVDLENKTISIIQNLEYVNGKYYFKEPKTLSSRNTWGTEKNLVCTRKKDGNPITPHVL
- a CDS encoding PD-(D/E)XK nuclease-like domain-containing protein is translated as MTVTKENYFALETDKEYMSVSLFKSFIKCEAKTMAKLNGEWEEENKDAILLGSYVHAWSEGTLEEFKKDHPEMYSTRGATKGQLKAPFQIADKMITTLKDDKLVQEAREGQKEVIQTAELFGVPWKVMFDIYNPDRKAIVDIKTIRNIHSKFSGNENFIIHYDYLLQMAVYCKIDRINRKAEDYFQPHIIAVSREDIPDKAVIFLGTDFIRDKLLEVEMLIDHIKAVWKGKEEPVRCEECDYCRATKKLDKVLFYMDL
- a CDS encoding tyrosine-type recombinase/integrase → MLKTNDLPHITFHDLRHTNASLMLASGVSSKVAGNRLGHSKVSITLDLYSHVLESVDRETAEKIDMLIKNNTNTMKVLKR